A section of the Petrimonas sulfuriphila genome encodes:
- a CDS encoding carbon-nitrogen hydrolase, with translation MKIGIIQQANTTDRNENVSRLQSKIRDLVSKGADLIVLQELHNGLYFCQTEETGIFDQAETIPGPSTHSFGQLAKELGVVILLSLFEKRAPGLYHNTAVVIEKDGTIAGKYRKMHIPDDPAYYEKFYFTPGDLGFNPIDTSVGKLGVLVCWDQWYPEAARMMALAGAEVLIYPTAIGYESSDTEDEKNRQREAWITVQRGHAVANGIPVIAVNRTGYEPDPSGQTRGISFWGNSFICGPQGEFLFQAAEGEITQVVEIDKTRTENVRRWWPFLRDRRIDEYGELTRRFRD, from the coding sequence ATGAAAATCGGAATAATACAACAAGCCAACACGACAGACAGAAACGAGAACGTTTCGCGATTGCAGTCAAAAATCCGCGACTTAGTATCGAAAGGAGCAGACCTAATTGTGTTACAAGAATTGCATAACGGACTGTACTTTTGTCAGACCGAAGAGACGGGTATATTCGACCAGGCAGAGACCATTCCGGGCCCTTCCACCCATTCATTTGGCCAACTGGCAAAAGAGCTGGGAGTGGTTATCCTGTTATCTCTTTTCGAAAAACGGGCTCCTGGGCTGTATCACAATACAGCTGTGGTCATTGAAAAAGATGGAACAATAGCCGGAAAATACCGCAAAATGCATATACCCGACGATCCGGCCTATTACGAAAAATTTTATTTCACTCCCGGTGATTTGGGTTTTAACCCCATAGATACATCGGTGGGAAAACTTGGTGTGCTGGTCTGCTGGGACCAATGGTATCCCGAGGCTGCCCGAATGATGGCTTTAGCGGGAGCAGAAGTGCTCATCTACCCCACCGCTATCGGCTATGAGTCCTCCGATACCGAAGACGAAAAGAATCGTCAACGTGAAGCGTGGATCACTGTTCAGCGCGGGCACGCCGTAGCAAACGGCATTCCAGTAATTGCGGTGAACCGTACCGGTTACGAACCTGACCCATCGGGCCAGACTCGCGGGATTTCATTCTGGGGAAACAGCTTTATCTGCGGACCACAAGGTGAGTTCCTATTTCAGGCAGCAGAAGGTGAAATAACTCAGGTTGTTGAAATAGATAAAACCCGCACCGAAAACGTCCGTCGCTGGTGGCCTTTCCTTCGCGATCGCCGCATCGATGAGTACGGGGAATTGACACGACGGTTCAGGGATTAA
- a CDS encoding agmatine deiminase family protein, producing MNNVVFPPEWYPQSGVLVTWPHAGTDWFDTLEEVTECYVTFSKEILKREKLLVVCPEEDEVVKHFTPQERKNLITSELKSNDTWSRDHGAISVFINGKPMLFDFGFNGWGLKFAANHDNQITQHLFRQEEFKPEVQYTSKKRFILEGGSIESNGKGTLLTTSQCLMAPNRNQPMMLEEIDEYLKSTFGVHRILWLNHGYLAGDDTDSHVDTLARFCDEQTIAYVKCDDKTDEHFDELKRMENELGSFKTTEGKPYRLIPLPMADAVYHDGYRLPATYANFLIINDAVLMPTYASAKDEMAKKQLQKAFPYREIIGVDCLPLIKQHGSLHCVTMQFPKGFI from the coding sequence ATGAACAACGTTGTTTTTCCGCCGGAATGGTATCCGCAGAGCGGTGTGTTGGTCACTTGGCCTCACGCCGGTACTGACTGGTTCGACACCTTGGAGGAAGTTACGGAATGTTATGTGACATTTTCGAAAGAAATTCTGAAAAGGGAAAAGCTGCTAGTCGTATGCCCGGAAGAAGACGAGGTTGTGAAACATTTCACGCCTCAAGAACGTAAAAATCTTATTACGTCGGAACTGAAAAGCAACGATACCTGGTCGCGTGACCACGGTGCTATTTCGGTTTTTATCAATGGAAAACCAATGCTTTTCGATTTCGGTTTTAACGGTTGGGGACTTAAGTTTGCCGCCAACCACGATAATCAAATCACACAACATCTTTTCCGTCAAGAAGAATTCAAACCCGAGGTTCAATATACAAGCAAGAAAAGATTTATTCTGGAAGGCGGTTCAATAGAATCGAACGGAAAGGGAACTTTGCTTACCACATCGCAATGCCTGATGGCCCCTAACCGCAATCAGCCAATGATGCTGGAGGAGATTGACGAGTACCTGAAATCAACATTCGGGGTGCATCGGATTTTGTGGCTCAACCACGGTTATTTGGCCGGAGACGACACCGACAGCCACGTGGATACACTTGCCCGATTTTGCGACGAACAGACTATCGCATACGTAAAATGTGACGATAAAACCGACGAGCATTTCGATGAACTCAAGCGTATGGAAAATGAACTGGGATCGTTCAAAACCACCGAAGGGAAGCCTTACAGGTTAATTCCGCTACCCATGGCGGATGCTGTGTATCATGACGGCTATAGACTTCCCGCCACTTACGCCAATTTTCTGATTATCAACGATGCTGTTTTAATGCCTACTTATGCATCCGCAAAAGACGAAATGGCAAAAAAACAACTGCAAAAGGCATTTCCCTATCGTGAAATAATCGGCGTCGATTGTCTGCCTTTGATCAAGCAACACGGCTCACTCCACTGTGTAACGATGCAATTTCCGAAAGGTTTTATTTGA
- the lpxA gene encoding acyl-ACP--UDP-N-acetylglucosamine O-acyltransferase codes for MSNISSLAFVHPEAQIGKDVVIEPFAYIDRNVEIGEGTVVMPYATVLFGARIGKNCTIFPHATISAIPQDLKFRGEESLAIIGDRTSVRECVTVNRGTASRGETAVGSDCLLMAYSHVAHDCVLKDFVILGNATQLAGEVEIDDYAILSGGTLVHQFSRIGAHTMIQGGSKVPKDIPPYTMVGREPLTYVGLNFVGLRRRGFSSEVINSIQDVYRYLYLAGYNTTQALERIENELPETKERNHIIDFVKNSSRGIIRGNMEG; via the coding sequence ATGAGTAATATATCTTCACTGGCATTTGTTCATCCCGAAGCCCAAATAGGCAAAGACGTTGTCATTGAACCCTTCGCATACATCGACAGAAATGTTGAAATTGGTGAGGGAACAGTTGTAATGCCATATGCAACCGTTCTTTTTGGTGCACGTATCGGGAAGAATTGCACCATTTTTCCGCACGCTACCATTTCCGCTATTCCGCAGGACCTGAAATTCAGGGGTGAAGAATCGTTAGCCATTATTGGCGACAGAACTTCAGTCCGCGAATGTGTAACTGTGAATCGCGGCACAGCGTCACGGGGAGAAACAGCAGTTGGCAGCGACTGCCTGTTAATGGCATACAGTCACGTGGCACACGATTGTGTATTAAAAGATTTCGTCATCCTGGGAAATGCCACGCAACTGGCCGGAGAAGTAGAAATTGACGATTACGCTATTCTCAGCGGCGGGACACTTGTACATCAGTTTTCACGAATTGGTGCGCACACGATGATACAGGGTGGTTCCAAAGTTCCGAAAGATATCCCCCCCTATACTATGGTCGGCCGCGAACCACTTACTTATGTAGGTTTGAATTTTGTTGGGTTACGACGCAGGGGATTTTCAAGCGAAGTGATAAATTCCATCCAGGATGTATACAGGTATCTGTATTTAGCTGGATACAACACCACACAGGCGCTGGAAAGAATTGAGAACGAATTGCCGGAAACGAAAGAGCGAAATCATATCATTGATTTCGTCAAAAATTCGTCCCGCGGAATTATTCGCGGAAATATGGAAGGATAA
- a CDS encoding bifunctional UDP-3-O-[3-hydroxymyristoyl] N-acetylglucosamine deacetylase/3-hydroxyacyl-ACP dehydratase, which yields MKQKTLKSSFTLKGQGLHTGYKIEITFNPAPVDSGYRIQRVDLEDQPVIEAVAENVVHTQRGTVLGVGNVTVSTVEHAFSTLYALGIDNCLIEVNAPEFPILDGSAIEYIRAIEKAGIVEQEKDKDFYVVRKKIEVSDPETGSKITLLPDDGFAINSNIEFESQYIPNQYASLESLENFATEIAPARTFVFVREIQKLRQAGLIKGGNLDNAIVIYERKLPQNELDEIADELNVPRMDANQLGYLNHRELAFPNEPARHKLLDIIGDMSLIGKPIKGRLIATRPGHKINNQLARLIRREIKNKNQAPFYDPNVEPLMDINRVKQLLPHRYPFLMVDKVIEQTESYIVGVKNITNDEPYFVGHFPDEPVMPGVLQVEAMAQTGGLLVLSGLDEPERYSTYFLKIDNVKFRSKVVPGDTILFKVEFSSEVRRGIATMRGLAFVGDKIVSEADFTAQIIKNK from the coding sequence GTGAAACAGAAAACATTAAAATCCAGCTTTACGCTAAAAGGCCAGGGGCTTCATACCGGTTACAAAATTGAAATAACTTTCAATCCTGCACCCGTTGATTCCGGATACCGGATCCAACGGGTAGATTTAGAGGATCAACCTGTTATTGAAGCGGTGGCCGAAAATGTTGTCCATACCCAGCGAGGCACGGTTCTGGGAGTGGGTAATGTCACCGTCAGCACTGTTGAACATGCGTTTTCAACACTTTATGCACTTGGGATAGACAACTGTCTTATCGAAGTGAACGCGCCGGAATTTCCCATTCTTGACGGAAGCGCCATAGAATATATTCGTGCTATTGAAAAAGCAGGTATTGTAGAACAGGAAAAAGACAAAGACTTTTATGTTGTACGAAAAAAAATAGAAGTCTCCGACCCCGAAACCGGTTCTAAAATCACGTTACTTCCGGATGATGGTTTCGCGATCAATTCTAACATAGAATTCGAATCACAATATATCCCCAATCAATATGCCAGTTTGGAATCGTTGGAGAATTTTGCTACAGAAATAGCGCCTGCACGCACGTTTGTTTTTGTTCGTGAAATCCAAAAACTGCGTCAGGCCGGACTAATCAAAGGCGGTAACCTGGATAACGCCATCGTTATTTATGAAAGAAAGCTTCCTCAGAACGAGCTGGATGAGATAGCCGATGAACTAAACGTCCCTCGCATGGATGCAAACCAGCTGGGTTATCTGAATCACCGCGAACTGGCATTCCCTAACGAGCCTGCACGGCATAAACTGCTCGACATAATCGGAGACATGTCGCTGATAGGGAAACCTATAAAAGGACGGCTCATTGCTACACGTCCGGGGCATAAAATCAACAATCAACTGGCAAGGCTTATCCGTAGGGAGATAAAAAACAAAAATCAAGCACCGTTTTACGACCCCAATGTTGAACCCCTGATGGACATTAATCGCGTAAAACAATTGTTGCCACACCGTTATCCTTTCCTGATGGTGGACAAAGTAATTGAACAAACCGAAAGTTACATCGTAGGCGTAAAAAACATCACCAATGACGAGCCTTATTTCGTCGGCCATTTCCCCGATGAACCGGTTATGCCTGGAGTTCTGCAGGTAGAAGCCATGGCTCAGACAGGAGGATTGCTGGTGCTTTCCGGACTTGACGAACCCGAAAGATATTCGACTTATTTCCTAAAAATAGACAATGTGAAATTCCGAAGCAAGGTCGTTCCCGGCGATACCATACTTTTTAAAGTAGAGTTTTCGTCGGAAGTTCGCAGGGGCATCGCCACCATGCGAGGACTGGCTTTCGTGGGAGATAAAATAGTATCTGAAGCCGACTTCACCGCTCAAATAATCAAAAATAAATAA
- the lpxD gene encoding UDP-3-O-(3-hydroxymyristoyl)glucosamine N-acyltransferase, producing the protein MTFTAQQIADFLKGEIIGNPNVEVDNFAKIEEGKPRTIAFLSNPKYTHYIYETKADIVLVNNDFIPEKTVSATLIKVPDAYAALASLLDLVNSLTPPKIGIEAMSFVSATAKLDDNIYVGAFAYIGENVQVGKNVKIYPQAYIGDNVKIGNNVVIYAGVKVYHSCIIGDNCILHAGVVVGADGFGFSKQEGVYHKIQQIGNVILEEDVEVGANTTIDRAVMGSTIIRRGVKLDNLIQVAHNCEIGKNTVMAAQVGIAGSTKIGEGCVLGGQVGIGGHITIGNQSQIGAQSGIISNTPEGSEVMGSPAYQIKNYFKSSIIIPKLPDMYRQINVLEKEIKELKKQLS; encoded by the coding sequence ATGACCTTTACAGCACAACAAATTGCCGACTTTCTAAAGGGAGAGATTATAGGGAACCCGAACGTAGAAGTCGATAATTTTGCAAAAATTGAAGAGGGAAAACCACGAACCATTGCTTTTCTTTCCAACCCCAAATACACCCATTATATTTACGAGACTAAGGCAGATATTGTACTGGTAAACAATGACTTTATACCGGAAAAAACTGTTTCTGCCACATTAATTAAAGTCCCCGATGCTTATGCAGCTCTGGCTTCTCTGCTGGACCTGGTGAACAGCTTAACTCCACCAAAAATAGGAATAGAAGCGATGTCTTTCGTCTCGGCAACTGCAAAACTTGACGATAATATTTATGTCGGAGCGTTTGCCTATATCGGAGAAAACGTACAGGTGGGTAAAAACGTAAAAATCTATCCGCAAGCATATATTGGGGATAATGTAAAAATCGGAAATAATGTTGTTATTTATGCCGGAGTAAAAGTCTATCACAGTTGTATAATTGGCGACAACTGTATTTTACACGCAGGAGTTGTTGTTGGTGCGGACGGATTCGGGTTCAGCAAACAAGAGGGGGTGTACCATAAAATCCAACAGATCGGTAATGTGATACTGGAGGAAGATGTAGAAGTAGGTGCCAATACAACTATAGATCGTGCCGTTATGGGATCGACCATCATTCGTCGAGGAGTGAAACTCGATAATTTAATACAAGTTGCACACAATTGCGAAATCGGAAAGAATACGGTTATGGCGGCTCAGGTAGGAATTGCCGGATCAACCAAAATAGGTGAAGGTTGTGTCTTAGGCGGCCAGGTCGGAATAGGCGGACATATAACTATCGGTAACCAATCGCAGATTGGTGCACAGTCCGGAATTATCAGCAATACTCCTGAGGGATCTGAAGTAATGGGCTCGCCGGCATATCAAATAAAAAACTATTTCAAATCGAGCATAATCATCCCCAAGCTACCCGACATGTACCGTCAAATAAATGTGCTGGAAAAAGAAATCAAGGAGTTAAAAAAACAACTCTCCTAA
- a CDS encoding DNA-binding transcriptional regulator, with the protein MKRILILIDYSSEFSRRLLRGLIQYAHEHGPWLFYRLPTYYKTMYGKEGIIEWAKSWKADAILARWDHEGTNLLASLNIPIVLQNYKSRSPYFSNLTGDYVGTGVMAAKFFIMRRFRNFAFYGNKGVVWSKERAEGFQKEVEKAGGNFFCFESEDLGGKEWSSTHAELDEWLLSLPKPVGLFACDDDFALRISQICKINNIKIPEEISLLGVDNDELICHLSDPPISSIVTDVEKGGYEAGRLIDRMIKGEIVEPFNIIIRPTRFELRKSTEKYDISNGYISQVVNYIEDNFNTDINIEELTELVPLSRRNLEVKFKEEMGTTIYQFILSCRIDYFAHLLLTTDRTLYDMALEAGFNDCKNISRIFKKHRGCTPVEFQKKYSNNFPP; encoded by the coding sequence ATGAAAAGAATTCTAATACTTATTGACTACTCCAGTGAATTCAGCCGCCGGCTACTGAGAGGTTTGATTCAATATGCTCATGAACACGGGCCTTGGTTATTTTACAGACTACCCACTTATTATAAGACGATGTATGGAAAGGAGGGTATAATTGAATGGGCCAAAAGCTGGAAGGCCGATGCAATTTTGGCACGATGGGATCATGAAGGAACCAATTTGTTAGCCTCTTTAAATATACCTATCGTGCTACAGAATTACAAATCCAGAAGTCCTTATTTTTCCAACCTAACCGGAGATTATGTGGGTACCGGAGTGATGGCTGCTAAGTTTTTCATTATGCGCCGTTTCCGCAACTTCGCGTTTTATGGTAATAAGGGTGTTGTTTGGTCGAAGGAGAGGGCGGAGGGTTTTCAGAAAGAGGTTGAGAAAGCGGGAGGAAATTTCTTTTGTTTTGAAAGTGAAGATTTGGGGGGCAAGGAATGGAGCAGCACTCATGCCGAGTTGGATGAGTGGTTATTATCTCTTCCAAAACCTGTAGGCCTCTTTGCCTGTGACGATGATTTCGCTTTAAGAATATCTCAAATTTGTAAAATTAACAACATTAAAATTCCTGAAGAAATTTCATTGCTGGGGGTGGATAACGATGAACTGATTTGTCACCTTTCCGATCCTCCCATATCATCCATTGTAACAGACGTAGAAAAGGGAGGGTACGAAGCTGGAAGATTGATCGACCGGATGATCAAGGGAGAGATCGTAGAGCCCTTCAACATCATTATCCGGCCAACGCGGTTCGAACTTCGAAAATCGACAGAGAAGTATGATATATCCAATGGCTATATCTCTCAAGTCGTCAATTATATCGAAGACAATTTCAACACCGACATCAATATTGAGGAACTCACAGAACTGGTTCCGCTATCCCGGCGTAACCTGGAAGTGAAATTCAAAGAAGAGATGGGTACCACTATCTATCAATTTATCCTGAGTTGCAGGATTGACTATTTTGCTCATTTATTGCTAACAACTGACAGGACTCTATACGATATGGCCCTTGAAGCCGGTTTCAATGACTGCAAAAATATATCGCGCATTTTTAAAAAGCATAGAGGCTGCACTCCTGTAGAATTTCAAAAAAAATACAGCAATAACTTTCCACCATAA
- a CDS encoding MFS transporter produces the protein MSTKPGVKHVQNKNATIKSMIILVLLFFIFGLVSWVNTILVPYFQLTLQLTNFQSSFVTFAFYIAYLVMAIPSSFLLNKMGYKRGMMYGLWCMAIGALLFVPAAYWRVYQVFLLGLFLLGVGLAILQSAANPYVTIVGPIESAAKRMSIVGTGNKLAGVIANLIFAGVVIRESDKVLMREIESGLYTGTSLDAALDNLIKGVMFPYLILAVALFVFGIIVRYSALPELDPSVVNKCSAEDESSGKSIFQYPALILGVVAMFFHIGTQMIALATSIQYAGTMGESLAGPAKNIPSYTMLLTFLGYFIGIILIPKYLKQRNALLICASLNLVLSILIISTSGTVNFFGITSDISIWYLVMMGLPNALLYAGIWPLAINGLGKHTNLGAAFLVMALCGSAFMPMIYHSLVELNSSLSPFEAMKQAYWILIPCFAYIVWYAARGYRIKFWRRTKN, from the coding sequence ATGAGTACAAAACCAGGGGTTAAACATGTTCAGAACAAAAACGCCACGATCAAATCAATGATTATTCTGGTGTTGCTGTTTTTTATTTTCGGATTGGTATCGTGGGTAAACACTATTTTAGTCCCTTATTTCCAACTGACCCTTCAACTGACTAATTTTCAATCCTCGTTTGTTACATTTGCTTTTTACATTGCTTATTTAGTGATGGCTATCCCTTCATCTTTCTTGCTGAATAAGATGGGATATAAGAGGGGGATGATGTATGGCCTGTGGTGTATGGCAATCGGGGCGCTGCTCTTTGTCCCTGCTGCCTATTGGCGTGTTTATCAGGTGTTTCTACTGGGACTGTTTTTGCTGGGTGTAGGACTTGCCATTTTACAATCGGCCGCTAACCCTTATGTAACCATTGTAGGGCCAATCGAGAGCGCTGCCAAACGGATGAGTATAGTTGGGACGGGCAATAAACTGGCCGGTGTTATAGCTAATCTTATTTTTGCCGGAGTTGTTATCCGTGAATCCGACAAGGTATTGATGCGGGAGATTGAATCCGGCCTATATACCGGCACGTCGTTAGATGCTGCTTTGGATAATCTGATCAAAGGCGTTATGTTCCCATATCTGATTTTAGCTGTAGCGCTCTTCGTTTTTGGAATTATTGTTCGTTATTCGGCTTTACCGGAATTAGATCCCTCGGTAGTGAACAAATGTTCTGCCGAAGATGAAAGCTCCGGTAAATCCATTTTTCAATATCCTGCATTGATATTGGGGGTGGTTGCCATGTTTTTCCATATAGGAACACAGATGATTGCTCTTGCTACCAGCATCCAATATGCAGGTACTATGGGTGAAAGCCTGGCCGGGCCGGCTAAAAATATCCCTTCATACACCATGCTGTTGACTTTTCTGGGATATTTTATCGGAATCATATTGATCCCCAAATACTTGAAGCAACGTAATGCGCTTTTAATCTGCGCTTCACTCAATTTAGTTCTTTCTATTTTAATAATTAGTACATCAGGAACGGTTAATTTCTTCGGAATTACGTCCGATATTTCTATCTGGTACCTTGTAATGATGGGACTTCCCAATGCATTACTTTACGCCGGGATTTGGCCTCTTGCCATCAACGGATTAGGCAAGCACACGAATCTTGGCGCTGCTTTTCTGGTGATGGCGCTTTGCGGGAGTGCATTTATGCCTATGATTTATCATTCGCTTGTGGAGCTTAATTCGTCTCTCTCGCCTTTTGAAGCAATGAAACAGGCCTATTGGATTCTTATCCCCTGTTTTGCCTATATTGTATGGTATGCGGCCAGAGGATACCGGATCAAATTCTGGAGAAGAACAAAGAACTAA
- the nagA gene encoding N-acetylglucosamine-6-phosphate deacetylase encodes MDNRIIIKNGKVIFPDTIEENLTVVCGNGKITDILHNEEFTPGNSDIVIDATNKYVAPGFIDIHTHGGGGHDFMDGTVEAYLGAAETHARYGTTALLPTTLTSTFDELINTFDVYKEAVKQNTKGAKFLGLHLEGPYFAYNQRGAQDPQYLKNPEPEEYNKILAASDDIVRWSLAPELPGALDFGKVLTSKSILTSVAHSDAIYEEVLKAFNAGFTHVTHLYSAMSTVTRRNAFRYAGVLEAAYLIDDMTVEIIADGVHLPKSLLRFVYKFKGPDKTALCTDSMRGAGMPDGESILGSLEKGQRVIIEDGVAKLPDRTAFAGSVATTDRLVRTMVNIADVPLVEAVRMMTLTPARIMRIDQQKGSVQKGKDADLVIFDNNINVSYTILEGNVIYGN; translated from the coding sequence ATGGATAATAGAATCATCATAAAAAACGGCAAGGTCATTTTTCCCGATACGATAGAGGAGAACCTGACCGTTGTATGTGGAAATGGGAAAATAACCGATATTCTTCATAATGAAGAATTCACTCCCGGCAATAGCGATATTGTGATAGACGCGACAAACAAGTATGTTGCTCCCGGCTTTATTGATATCCACACACACGGCGGTGGCGGGCATGACTTTATGGACGGGACCGTTGAGGCATATCTCGGAGCGGCGGAAACTCATGCCCGGTATGGAACCACGGCGTTGTTGCCTACAACGTTGACAAGCACGTTCGACGAGCTGATTAACACGTTTGACGTATATAAAGAAGCCGTAAAACAGAACACAAAAGGAGCTAAATTTCTCGGGCTACATCTGGAAGGACCCTATTTTGCCTATAATCAGCGGGGCGCTCAGGATCCCCAATATCTTAAAAACCCCGAACCGGAAGAATACAATAAGATCTTAGCGGCGTCGGACGATATTGTACGCTGGAGCCTGGCGCCGGAGCTGCCCGGTGCGCTCGACTTCGGAAAGGTGCTGACTTCAAAAAGCATCCTCACCTCCGTAGCACATAGCGATGCCATTTATGAGGAGGTACTGAAAGCCTTCAACGCAGGGTTTACACACGTAACCCACCTTTATTCGGCTATGTCCACCGTTACCCGCAGGAATGCATTCCGCTACGCGGGCGTTTTGGAAGCTGCATACCTGATCGATGACATGACAGTGGAGATCATTGCCGATGGAGTGCATTTACCTAAATCCCTTCTCCGGTTCGTATATAAATTCAAAGGGCCTGACAAAACTGCGCTTTGTACCGATTCAATGCGGGGGGCAGGTATGCCCGACGGGGAATCTATTTTAGGCAGCCTGGAAAAAGGACAAAGGGTAATCATCGAAGATGGCGTGGCAAAACTACCGGATCGGACAGCTTTTGCCGGAAGCGTTGCCACCACCGACCGTTTGGTCAGGACCATGGTAAACATTGCTGATGTGCCTTTGGTGGAGGCGGTAAGAATGATGACCTTAACTCCGGCCCGCATCATGCGGATAGATCAGCAGAAAGGATCTGTCCAAAAAGGTAAAGATGCTGATCTGGTTATTTTTGATAATAATATTAATGTTTCATACACAATCTTGGAAGGAAATGTCATATACGGAAACTAA
- a CDS encoding glucosamine-6-phosphate deaminase: protein MSYTETNTNVITFTKGMLEVKIFHTREEMGMEAAANVSDTIRQLFNEKEEINMIFAAAPSQSDFMKELIADKRIRWEKINAFHMDEYIGLEENAPQGFGNFLRERIFDKVPFKSVHYINGINGGAEDPSAECERYAGLLDQYPVDIVCLGIGENGHIAFNDPPVADFKDPELVKVVKLDMACRQQQVNENLFTGIDLVPTHAITVTIPALLRAKYMFCMVPAKNKAEAVYHALNNDISEECPATILRTKKGAVLYLDKESASLLN from the coding sequence ATGTCATATACGGAAACTAACACGAATGTAATCACATTCACCAAAGGAATGTTGGAAGTGAAAATCTTTCATACCCGGGAGGAGATGGGTATGGAAGCGGCAGCTAATGTATCGGATACTATACGGCAACTGTTCAATGAAAAAGAGGAAATCAATATGATCTTTGCCGCCGCACCCTCACAAAGCGATTTTATGAAGGAGCTGATTGCCGATAAACGAATCCGGTGGGAGAAGATCAATGCCTTTCACATGGATGAGTACATTGGGTTGGAAGAGAATGCCCCTCAGGGATTCGGTAATTTCCTGAGAGAACGCATTTTTGATAAAGTTCCCTTTAAAAGTGTCCATTATATAAACGGGATAAACGGTGGAGCGGAAGATCCTTCTGCCGAGTGCGAAAGGTATGCCGGCTTATTGGATCAATACCCTGTTGATATTGTTTGTCTTGGGATCGGAGAGAACGGCCATATCGCATTCAATGACCCGCCAGTAGCCGATTTCAAAGATCCTGAATTAGTGAAAGTGGTAAAACTGGATATGGCTTGCAGGCAACAACAAGTCAATGAAAACCTTTTCACCGGAATAGACTTGGTACCTACCCATGCGATCACCGTGACTATTCCGGCACTGTTAAGGGCAAAATATATGTTCTGCATGGTACCGGCCAAAAATAAAGCTGAAGCCGTGTATCACGCTCTGAATAACGATATCAGCGAGGAATGCCCGGCTACGATCTTACGAACGAAAAAAGGCGCTGTATTGTATCTGGACAAAGAAAGTGCGTCATTACTGAATTAA
- a CDS encoding Gfo/Idh/MocA family oxidoreductase codes for MRLKVILSAILSGLLWIAQAQQIKIGIIGLDTSHSIAFTKFLNGEDKKEEFKDFKIVAAYPYGSKTIKSSYDRIPDYIKQVKGLGVEIVPSIAELLKKVDCVMLETNDGNLHLEQAYEVFKAGKIMFIDKPLGATLAQSIAICQLAREYNIPIFSSSALRFVPQNQKLRNGEYGKVLGADCYSPATREISHPDFGWYGIHGVETLFTIMGTGCVSVNRMSAEGTDVVAGLWSDGRIGTFRGLRAGKGIYGGTAFTDKGAEPVGPYEGYEVLLTEILKFFRTRVAPISAEETLEIFTFMEASNESKRNDGKIILMEDVYRKGLKEAKELLLELKIK; via the coding sequence ATGAGACTAAAAGTTATTTTGTCAGCTATTTTGTCCGGACTTTTATGGATAGCCCAGGCACAACAAATAAAAATTGGCATCATCGGCCTCGATACCTCTCACTCTATTGCCTTTACCAAATTTTTGAATGGAGAAGATAAAAAAGAAGAATTCAAAGATTTTAAAATTGTCGCAGCCTATCCCTACGGATCGAAAACCATTAAATCGAGTTACGACCGCATACCTGATTATATAAAACAGGTTAAAGGATTGGGAGTGGAGATTGTTCCCTCCATAGCAGAATTGCTCAAAAAAGTAGATTGTGTAATGTTGGAAACAAACGATGGGAACCTGCATCTGGAACAGGCGTACGAAGTGTTCAAGGCAGGTAAGATCATGTTTATAGATAAACCGCTTGGCGCCACTTTGGCACAATCCATAGCGATCTGTCAATTAGCCAGGGAATATAATATTCCCATTTTCTCTTCATCCGCGCTACGGTTTGTTCCGCAAAATCAAAAATTACGCAACGGAGAGTATGGTAAAGTTTTAGGAGCGGATTGTTACTCTCCGGCAACACGTGAAATATCGCATCCCGATTTTGGGTGGTATGGCATCCATGGCGTGGAAACCCTGTTCACTATTATGGGAACGGGGTGTGTATCCGTGAATCGAATGTCGGCTGAAGGAACTGACGTAGTCGCCGGCTTATGGAGCGATGGCAGGATAGGCACGTTCAGAGGCCTTCGTGCGGGAAAGGGTATCTACGGAGGAACAGCCTTTACGGATAAAGGCGCGGAACCTGTCGGTCCCTATGAGGGATATGAAGTACTACTGACGGAGATATTGAAATTTTTCAGAACTCGCGTTGCTCCGATTTCAGCAGAAGAAACGCTCGAAATATTCACCTTTATGGAGGCTTCGAACGAAAGCAAGCGTAATGATGGAAAAATCATCCTGATGGAGGATGTCTATCGTAAAGGCTTAAAAGAAGCTAAAGAATTACTGCTGGAATTAAAAATAAAATGA